The nucleotide window TCATTGCTGGGTGCGGTCTCGGCCTCCGCGCAGACGCATTATCCGCTGCAGATAGAAAATTGTGGTCGTAAGGTCCGCTTCGAGGCGGCCCCCGAGCGCGCGGTGACGATCGGTCAGTCGGCCACCGAGATCCTCTATTCTCTGGGGCTTGCGGATCGGGTGAAGGGCACCTCGGTCTGGTTCAACAAGGTGCTGCCGCGCTATGCCGAGGTCAATGCACAGATCCCGCGTCTGGCCGATAATGATCCGAGCTTCGAGAGCGTCGTGGCCCGTAAACCCGATCTGGTTGCCGTGCAATATGAATGGCATGTCGGTCCCAATGGTGTGGTGGGCACCCGTGAGCAGTTCGCAGATCTGGGGATCAATACCTATATCCTTCCCGCCGATTGTGACACCAAGGACAACAGCACCGGCGGCGATGGCACGCGGGTAGGCGCCTTTGATCCCGTGCAGGTCTATAAGGGCATCCGCCAGCTGGCCGAGATCTTCGATGTCGCCGACAGGGGCGAGACGCTGGTCGACGATCTGCAGGCGACCGAGGCGCGCGCCGTGGCACGGGCCAAGGCGCTGGATCTGCCGAAGGGCTTGAAAGCGGCCTTCTGGTTCTCCTCCGCCGATATCGCGCTCGATCCCTACATGGCGGGCCAGCTTGGTGCGCCGGGCTATATGATGCGCGCGCTCGGCCTTACCAACGTGGTGCAATCCGACGAGGAATGGCCCACGGTCGGCTGGGAGAGTATCGCCAAGGCCGACCCCGATGTGCTGGTGATCGCCAAGATGGACCGCCGCCGTTTCCCCGCCGATGATGTCGAGGAAAAGCTGAAATTCCTGCGCAGCGATCCGGTGACACGGCAGATGAAAGCGGTGCGCGAAGGGCATATCGTGGTGATGGACG belongs to Thioclava sp. GXIMD2076 and includes:
- a CDS encoding ABC transporter substrate-binding protein, yielding MKCMILAVASLLGAVSASAQTHYPLQIENCGRKVRFEAAPERAVTIGQSATEILYSLGLADRVKGTSVWFNKVLPRYAEVNAQIPRLADNDPSFESVVARKPDLVAVQYEWHVGPNGVVGTREQFADLGINTYILPADCDTKDNSTGGDGTRVGAFDPVQVYKGIRQLAEIFDVADRGETLVDDLQATEARAVARAKALDLPKGLKAAFWFSSADIALDPYMAGQLGAPGYMMRALGLTNVVQSDEEWPTVGWESIAKADPDVLVIAKMDRRRFPADDVEEKLKFLRSDPVTRQMKAVREGHIVVMDAHAMSATLRTIYGLDSLSDALAGMTFQ